GCAGGCGCTGCACCGCCACCTCCAGCTTGCCGTCATGCCTGGCCAGCGCCTGGTACAGCGTGGCCTCGTCCGGCACCGGCGTGCCGTTGATGGACAGGATGCGGTCGAACGTCTTCAGCCCCGCCTGCTCCGCCACCGAGCCGGGCGGCACGCCCACGATCGGCACCGGCGAGTTCGCCTCCACCATCATCCGCCCCCGCTCCACCGTGTCGAACGGCGTGGAGTCCACGTACTTGAGCGGCGTCACGTTGGTGATGAACTGCTGGCCGTCGCGCTCGACGGTGAGCGGAACGGGGCGCTCGAAGCGGCCCACGAACGCGTCCGCCATCTCCTCGAAGGTGCGGACCTTGTCCCCGTCCACCGCGACGATCCGGTCCCCCGGACGCAGCCCCGCCGCCGCCGCGGGCGTGCCCTGGGGCACGTAGCCCAGCCGCGTCGAGATGGCCTCGTGCGGCCCCCAGAAGACGAAGAAGTAGATCAGGACGGGGAACGCCAGATTGAACGCCGGACCGGCGAGCACGATCAACATGCGCTTCCACGGCGGCTGCGCCAGAAAGCCCCGATGCGCCTCGTGCGGATCCAATTCCTCGCCGGGCACATCCCCCGCCATCTTCACGAAGCCGCCCAGCGGAAGCAGCGCGATCTGGTACTCCGTCTCGCCCTTGGTGAAGCCCAGCAGCTTGGGCCCGAACCCGAAGGAGAACTTGAGCACCTTCACCCCGCAGGCCTTCGCCACGAGGAAGTGCCCCAGCTCGTGCACCGTCACCAGCACCCCGAGCAGGAGCGCGAAGAACCCGATACTCGCCATGGCGGCAAGACTAATCGCGCTCTGGTCCAGGGACAACGCACATCCGTCCACACTGCTCGGCCGAGCACACAGCCGCTACGCCAGCCACCCGCGGACGAACTGCACGTAGATGAACACCAGGGGCGCGTTGAACAGCAGCGCGTCGATGCGGTCCAGGATGCCGCCGTGCCCGGGGATCAGCTTGCCCGAGTCCTTCACCCCGTAGGCCCGCTTGAGCATGGACTCGCACAGGTCCCCGATGGGGCCGAAGATGCCGCCCACCACGCCCATCACCACGCAGTCGGCCACCGTGAAGTGGGGGAAGAAGCCCGCCTTGGCGATGAACATGCCGCCCACCGAGCCCACCATGCCCCCGAAGAACCCCTCCCACGTCTTGTTGGGGCTCACCTCCACATACAGCTTGTGGCGGCCCAGGAACCGACCGGCGAAGTAGGCGGTGGTGTCGTTGGCCCAGGTGATGACGAGCGCACAGATGACCCACGACAGGCCCTCGGCGCGCAGGCGGAGCGCGGACAGGGCCAGCAGCCCCACCGCGCCATAGAGGTAGCCCGTCACCAGATGGGACGAGCGGACGGGCGCCTCGGGCAGCGGGCCGCGGATGAGGTGGTAGGTCCACACGAAGAAGAACAGGCCCGCCGTCAGCCAGAAGGCCAGCTCTCCCACGTGCTCCGAGTTGCGCAGCGGCAGCAGGGGCACCACGCCCGACAGCACGATGCCCACCCACGCCGCCGGCGACAGCTGCTTGAGGGTGATGGAGTAGTACTCGCTGGTGCACGCCGCGGCCGCCACCGCGAACAGGGCCGCGCTCCAGGCGCCTCCCTTCGCGATGAGGAAGAGGACGACCGGCAGCAACACCACCGCCGACACAATCCGGAGGACGAGGTTCTTGTTCTTCTCGTTCACGCCTTGGCCCGCTGGGTTTCCTCACGCTGCAGCTGCGCGGACGTCAGTCCGAAGCGCCGCTCCCGCTGCTGGTAGTGCGCCAGGCAACGCAGGAAGGCCTCGGTGCGGAAGTCCGGCCACAGCACATCCGCGAAGTAGAGCTCCGCGTACGCCATCTGCCACAGCAGGAAGTTCGACACGCGGAACTCGCCGCTGGTGCGCACCACCAGATCCAGCGGCGGCAGCCCGTGCGTCCACAGGCGGGACTCCATCTCCTTCTCGCCGATCTGCGCCGGATCCAACTCGCCGCGCGCCACCGCCTGCGCCATCTCCCGGGTGGCGTGGAGGATCTCCTCGCGCCCGCCGTACGAGAGCGCCAGCGTCAGCACCATGCCCTGGTTGTGCGCCGAGTCCGTCCGCAGCCGCTCGAGCGGCTCGCGCACGTAGCGCGGCAGCTTGTCCACCTCGCCGATGGTGTTCAGGCGGATGCCGTTGGTGATGATCTCCGAGTACTCGCTCTCGAGGAACTCGCGCAGCAGGCTCATCAGCCCGGCCACCTCGTCCGCCGGGCGCGCCCAGTTCTGCGAGGAGAAGGCGTAGAGGGTCAGCGCGGAGACGCCCACACGGCGGGCGGTGCGCGCCACCTCACGCACACTGGCGGAGCCCTCGCGGTGGCCTTCCAGGCGGGGCAGGCCGCGGATCTCCGCCCACCGGCCGTTGCCATCCATGATGATGCCCACGTGGCGGGGCACCGGACGGGCCTTGACCTGTTGTTCCAGCGCGTTGACGGCAGAGGGGCGTTCCATGAAGCGTCGCACCTTAGAGGCACCGCCCGGCGTCGTCCACGGGAGTGTGGGCCAACGGTCGCCAGCGAACCCTGGCTGGTCGCCCGGTGAGGGTGGGCGGCGTACATCGGCGTGGTGGCCGATGGGACAGGGGGTCCACCCGGCATGGAATCGCCCCCGAGCTTGTTTGACCCTGGAGCGACCTGCTCCGTAGGATCGGGGAATTCATGCCGCCCAAGTTGATTGGCCCCTATCGCGTCATCGAGACGCTCGGTAGCGGAGGTGTGGGGACCGTGTATCGGGCCCTGGACCGCCGTACCAATGATCCCGTGGCGCTCAAGCTGCTGTCGGCAGGCCCCGCCCTGGACACCCGGGCGGCGCGGCGGCTGGCGCGCGAGTACGAGACGCTGGCGGATCTGGCCCACCCCAACGTGGTGCGCGTGTTCGACGTGGGCGTCTTCCAGGGCTACCCCTATCTCGTCATGGAGCTCATCGAAGGGCTCACCCTGCGTAACTACCTGAATCTCCGAGGCGCGGACCTGCTCTCTCCCTCCGGCTCCATCTCCAGGCCCCGCTCGCGCTTCCTGCCGGAAGACGACTCCGACTCCTGGGGGGATGGGGATGAGGAGGAGGAGTCTGGCGCGGAGGAAGCGTCGGGCTCTTCGGAGGAGGAGTCGGACTCGGACGAGGAGGACGACGGCCCGCTGCCCTTCAACCTGTCCGCCTTCTCCGAGGAGGCGCCCAGCGAGGATGCGGGGTTCCGGGCCGGCCCCGAGTCCGTGCGTGCCCTGGCGGACGCGGCGGATGAGCCGGACACAGGTGACCCAGAAGACTTCGATGTGCCCTACGAGGTGCAGGATCCCAAGGTCCAGCTGGTCGAGCGCCGCATCCAGGAGGCCCGCACCGAGGACCTCAACCGCCCCGAGCGCATGGGTCGCTTGAAGGACGCGATGCTCCAGGTATGTGAGGCCTTGGCCTACATTCATGGCCACGGGCTGGTGCACCGGGACCTCAAGCCGTCCAACATCATGGTGGATGAGGACCGGCAGGTGCGGCTGATGGACTTCGGGCTGGCGAAGTTCCTGGCGGACGATGCGGGGCTCACGGCGGACGGGCGCATGGTAGGGACGTTCCGGTACATGTCTCCGGAACAGATCCTCGGTGAGCCGCTGGATGCGCGCGCGGACCTCTACAGCCTGGGAGTCATCCTCTACGAGCTGATGACGGGCCGGGCGCCGTTCGACGCGAAGACGCCGAGCGCGCTGTGGCAGCAGGTGCTGGAGGTGGAGCCCGCTCCCATCCTCGGCATCAACCTGAAGGGCGATCCTCAGCTGGCGCGAGTGGCCCACAAGCTGCTGCGCAAGGAGCCGGATGACCGGTTCCAGACGGCCGAGGAAGTCTACGAGGCCCTGGCCGAGTGAGCACGGACACGGTGCATACGCTCACGGTGGACGCAGCGAAGGCGGGCCAGCGGGTGGACCTCTTCATCGGAGAGGCGCTGGGCCTGTCGCGCGCGAAGCTCAAGCGGCTCTTCGAGGAGGGCGCCGTCAAGGTGAACGGGCGCGCCGCGAAGAAGGGCCTGCTGGTGACGGCCGGCCAGCGCATCACCGTGGAGTACGAGGAGGAGACGCGCGAGGCCGTTCCGGACGCGGGCTTCCCCCTGGTGGTGCTGTACGAGGACGCCACGGTGGTGGCGGTGGACAAGCCGGCGGGGCGGCCCTCGCATCCCCTGCGGCCGGGAGAGACGGGGACGGTGGCCAACGCGCTGGTGGCCCGCTACCCCGAGTGCGCCACGGCCTCCGAGGACTCGCGCGAGGGCGGGCTGTGCCACCGGCTGGACATCGAGACGTCC
Above is a window of Hyalangium gracile DNA encoding:
- a CDS encoding serine/threonine-protein kinase produces the protein MPPKLIGPYRVIETLGSGGVGTVYRALDRRTNDPVALKLLSAGPALDTRAARRLAREYETLADLAHPNVVRVFDVGVFQGYPYLVMELIEGLTLRNYLNLRGADLLSPSGSISRPRSRFLPEDDSDSWGDGDEEEESGAEEASGSSEEESDSDEEDDGPLPFNLSAFSEEAPSEDAGFRAGPESVRALADAADEPDTGDPEDFDVPYEVQDPKVQLVERRIQEARTEDLNRPERMGRLKDAMLQVCEALAYIHGHGLVHRDLKPSNIMVDEDRQVRLMDFGLAKFLADDAGLTADGRMVGTFRYMSPEQILGEPLDARADLYSLGVILYELMTGRAPFDAKTPSALWQQVLEVEPAPILGINLKGDPQLARVAHKLLRKEPDDRFQTAEEVYEALAE
- a CDS encoding isoprenyl transferase; its protein translation is MERPSAVNALEQQVKARPVPRHVGIIMDGNGRWAEIRGLPRLEGHREGSASVREVARTARRVGVSALTLYAFSSQNWARPADEVAGLMSLLREFLESEYSEIITNGIRLNTIGEVDKLPRYVREPLERLRTDSAHNQGMVLTLALSYGGREEILHATREMAQAVARGELDPAQIGEKEMESRLWTHGLPPLDLVVRTSGEFRVSNFLLWQMAYAELYFADVLWPDFRTEAFLRCLAHYQQRERRFGLTSAQLQREETQRAKA
- a CDS encoding phosphatidate cytidylyltransferase, with product MNEKNKNLVLRIVSAVVLLPVVLFLIAKGGAWSAALFAVAAAACTSEYYSITLKQLSPAAWVGIVLSGVVPLLPLRNSEHVGELAFWLTAGLFFFVWTYHLIRGPLPEAPVRSSHLVTGYLYGAVGLLALSALRLRAEGLSWVICALVITWANDTTAYFAGRFLGRHKLYVEVSPNKTWEGFFGGMVGSVGGMFIAKAGFFPHFTVADCVVMGVVGGIFGPIGDLCESMLKRAYGVKDSGKLIPGHGGILDRIDALLFNAPLVFIYVQFVRGWLA